The following coding sequences are from one Prochlorococcus marinus CUG1438 window:
- the gcvH gene encoding glycine cleavage system protein GcvH, translating into MSYKFPDNLNYADTHEYVLEENGLLKIGVSEFAIDQLGDIVFVELADEGATLEKGETFGTIESVKAVEEVYLPFSGEIVSVNESVIENPELLQNDPIGDGWLVILKPEPRASIADLMTSEEYQSKVVPK; encoded by the coding sequence ATGTCTTACAAGTTTCCAGACAACCTCAACTATGCTGATACTCATGAATATGTCTTGGAAGAAAATGGATTATTAAAAATTGGAGTTAGTGAATTCGCTATAGATCAATTAGGAGATATTGTTTTTGTTGAATTAGCTGATGAAGGGGCGACTTTAGAGAAAGGCGAGACTTTTGGAACAATAGAATCAGTTAAGGCCGTAGAAGAAGTCTATCTGCCTTTTTCAGGGGAAATAGTATCTGTTAATGAGAGTGTTATTGAGAACCCTGAGCTTTTACAGAATGATCCGATTGGAGACGGTTGGTTAGTAATTTTGAAACCAGAGCCAAGAGCATCAATTGCTGATTTGATGACTTCTGAGGAATATCAATCAAAGGTTGTACCAAAATAA
- a CDS encoding fatty acid desaturase gives MNSVIFQETAKLKKPVPAEKVIELSEKLLEPSSHSKRYPPRLHKTWGTIFFMVAIHILSLVAIQPKFWSLPAVTSLLFFYWVTACLGVTLGYHRLLSHRSFIVPRWLERFFATCGAISCQHGPIDWVGLHRHHHSFSDTEVDHHNSKKGFWWSHMGWMFKDVEALKAVPKLSADLIKDPYYRFLNKYFLFLQIPIGLSLYAIGQKLGVGGWALVLWGIPLRLVVVYHVTWLVNSATHCWGKAPFESGDSSKNNAWVAALTFGEGWHNNHHAFPNSAKQGLFKGQIDITWEHIKILAKFGFAKKVKLPSRSYY, from the coding sequence ATGAATTCAGTAATTTTCCAAGAAACAGCAAAATTAAAAAAACCTGTTCCAGCTGAAAAAGTTATAGAACTCTCAGAAAAATTACTAGAACCTTCCAGTCATTCAAAAAGATATCCTCCAAGACTACATAAAACGTGGGGAACAATATTTTTTATGGTTGCAATTCATATTCTTTCTCTTGTAGCTATACAACCAAAATTTTGGAGTTTACCTGCAGTCACTTCATTATTATTTTTTTACTGGGTAACTGCTTGCTTAGGGGTCACCCTTGGATATCACAGATTGTTATCTCACAGATCTTTCATTGTACCAAGATGGTTAGAAAGATTTTTTGCTACCTGTGGAGCTATAAGTTGTCAGCATGGACCTATAGATTGGGTAGGTTTACATAGGCATCACCACTCTTTTTCAGATACTGAAGTAGATCATCACAATAGTAAAAAGGGGTTTTGGTGGAGTCATATGGGTTGGATGTTTAAAGACGTAGAAGCACTAAAAGCTGTTCCAAAACTAAGTGCAGATTTAATCAAGGATCCATACTATAGATTTTTAAATAAATATTTTTTATTCTTACAAATTCCTATTGGACTTTCATTGTACGCAATAGGTCAAAAATTAGGAGTTGGAGGATGGGCTCTTGTCCTTTGGGGAATTCCATTGAGGCTTGTGGTTGTTTATCATGTAACTTGGCTAGTCAACTCCGCGACACATTGTTGGGGTAAAGCACCATTTGAAAGTGGTGATTCATCTAAAAACAATGCATGGGTTGCTGCATTAACATTTGGAGAAGGCTGGCATAATAACCATCATGCATTTCCCAATTCGGCAAAACAAGGATTATTTAAGGGTCAGATAGACATAACATGGGAACATATTAAGATTCTTGCGAAATTTGGTTTTGCAAAAAAGGTAAAGTTACCCTCTAGGTCTTATTATTAA
- a CDS encoding aminotransferase class I/II-fold pyridoxal phosphate-dependent enzyme: protein MILDNNLKLAENAVLSVEESLSKVFQERSNQVFHKLENILTIFKEEKVSTSHFNQSSGSGHDDISREKIDAVFRRFFLAEKAAVRMQFVSGTHAISSVLFGILRPGDVMLSLTGQPYDTLEEVIGIRGGGKGSLKDFDIEYKQINICENFDSFEEKIVHSFEENSCKLVFIQKSCGYSWRKSLTNHQIEKICSLIHSLDPNCICFVDNCYGELVEDSEPISKGANIIAGSLIKNLGGTIVPTGGYVAGDADLVEMACSRLTSPGIGSSAGINFGLGRLILQGLFLAPQIVHESLKGADMVAAVFKNLGFKVLPEPTTYRSDLIQSVRLNNPDLVQKVCQSFQNSSPVDSFLNVVPSSMDGYDSKLLMAGGTFIEGSTSEFSADAPLRDPYNIFVQGGSHIAHIKIALIRLLSELLEEKLISKDSLFPLST from the coding sequence ATGATTCTTGACAATAACTTAAAACTGGCTGAAAACGCTGTTCTCTCTGTCGAAGAGAGTTTAAGTAAAGTTTTCCAAGAAAGGTCTAATCAGGTTTTCCATAAATTAGAAAATATTTTGACAATTTTTAAGGAAGAAAAAGTTTCTACTAGTCATTTCAATCAATCTTCTGGTAGTGGTCATGATGATATATCTAGAGAAAAAATTGATGCGGTTTTTCGAAGATTTTTTCTAGCTGAAAAGGCTGCTGTGAGGATGCAATTTGTAAGTGGAACGCATGCTATAAGTTCTGTCTTATTTGGAATTCTTCGACCTGGAGATGTAATGTTATCTCTCACAGGACAACCATATGACACTTTAGAAGAAGTCATAGGAATAAGGGGAGGAGGAAAAGGCTCACTTAAAGATTTTGACATTGAATATAAGCAAATAAATATCTGCGAAAATTTTGATTCTTTTGAAGAAAAAATTGTTCATTCTTTTGAAGAAAATTCTTGCAAATTAGTATTCATACAAAAAAGTTGTGGATATAGTTGGAGAAAATCTCTTACGAATCATCAGATAGAGAAAATTTGTAGTCTTATTCATTCCCTTGATCCTAATTGTATATGTTTTGTTGATAACTGTTATGGGGAGCTTGTTGAAGATAGTGAACCAATTTCTAAAGGGGCAAATATAATTGCTGGTTCATTGATTAAAAATTTGGGAGGAACAATCGTTCCTACTGGTGGGTACGTTGCAGGAGATGCAGATTTGGTTGAGATGGCATGTTCTAGATTAACCTCACCAGGCATTGGTTCTTCTGCAGGAATAAATTTTGGATTAGGAAGATTAATTTTGCAGGGTTTGTTTTTAGCACCACAAATTGTTCACGAATCACTAAAAGGTGCTGATATGGTTGCAGCAGTCTTTAAAAATTTGGGATTTAAGGTTTTACCAGAGCCAACAACTTATAGATCTGATCTTATTCAGTCAGTAAGATTGAATAATCCTGATTTGGTACAAAAAGTTTGTCAATCTTTTCAAAATTCTTCACCAGTAGATTCTTTTCTGAATGTTGTTCCATCATCAATGGATGGATATGATTCAAAATTATTAATGGCAGGAGGCACCTTTATTGAAGGTAGTACAAGTGAATTTTCTGCTGATGCCCCTCTAAGAGATCCTTACAATATTTTTGTTCAAGGTGGTTCTCACATAGCTCATATCAAAATTGCATTAATTCGATTATTATCTGAACTATTAGAGGAAAAATTAATTTCGAAGGATTCTCTATTTCCTTTATCTACTTAA